The genome window CGCGCGGGTGTCGTCGCCCGCCGAGACCTCGATGGCTCGCTCGAGTCGTGCCGTCGGCTCGTCCACCTCGTCGACGACCACGAGCGCGTCGTCGCCGACCCCGATCGCCACGTCGTTCCCCTCGACTGGGGTGTAGACGTCGTCGTCGCCGACCTCGTCCGTTTGCTCGAGCTGCCTGACGAACTCGAGTTCCGGCTCGGCGGTGAGCCGGTCGTCGATCTCCTCACGTTGGATGTCCCCGGCCAGGACGACCATCTCGGCCGTCTGGATCACGTCCTCGACCGTCGTATCGAAGGCGTCCTCGTCGAGGAGTCCGCCGAGTCCGTACTGGGCGAGGTCCAGCCCGACGACGAAGTACGCCGAGAGCATCCCCTCGGAGACGGGTGCGACCATCGGGTCCGCCTCGTACTCCGTCGGCACCGCCTCGCCCGGCTGTGCCGCCTCGAGTTCGTCGGTCACGTACTCCGCTACGGACGCCCAGTCGACGGCGACGAACTCGAGGCTGTCGTCGGTCTCGAGCCAGTCGGTGTACGTCAGGAGGTCGTCGTCCTGTGCGGAGACTGCGCTCGGACCTGCAAGCCCGAACGCCGCGACCGTCGCCGTCGCAGCAGCGAACTCGAGGACGTCACGTCGGCTTCGGTTCATACCGTTCGATACGCCGGTGGCGCCGATATAGCCCGCCCCAACCCTCGTCACTCGGTGACTGTCGGCGGTCCGTTGAAACGGCTCACCGTCAGATGTCTCGGCGGACGAAGACGACGACGGCGAGACCCACCAGGAGGAAAAAGACCACCGATAAAAGCGCGGCGTCGGCGAACGCGTACTCCTCGTGGACGAGGACGTCGGTCTCCTCCCAGTACCGACTCGGGGTAAACGCGCCGATCCACTCGTACTCCGGGTCAACGCGGGAGACACCGTCGACCAGCCAGCAGACGAACACCAGGGTCAACGCCGTTGCCCTGGCGCGTCTCGCGTGGTCGACGACCACCGACAGCACGAGCCCGATCCCGGCACAGACCAGCAGATAGGGGATCGAGAGCAGGTGGACCATGGCGAGTGCAACGGGGTTGAACGACTCGCCGATGGTGAGCGCGCCGACGTAGACGATGATCGGGACCCCGACGTTCAGCGCGACCAGCGGGACCCAGAGGGCAGCGATCTTCTGGAGGACGATCGACTCGCGTGAGACCGGGTTCGAGAGCGTGAGATCCATCCGCCGGTCCTGGACGTCGCTCGCGATCAGCCCGGCACCGACGTACGCGAAGTAGATCGCGACGAGGAGACTCCAGAAGAACGAGTAGATCTCTGCAGCGATGAACCCCTCGATCGTGTGGAGTTCTTCGATCCCGAACATATCGAACATATACTCCGGGAACGCTGCCTCGAGTGCGTCCATCTCCGCCTGGATGCCGGGGAACATCGAGAAGTACAGCGCCGACAGGACGGCGAAGACGGCGACCAGGAGGAGCGAGCCCCGGAGACGCTTTCTGGACTCGAGTCGGAGAATCGCGGTCATATAT of Natrarchaeobaculum sulfurireducens contains these proteins:
- a CDS encoding ABC transporter permease → MTAILRLESRKRLRGSLLLVAVFAVLSALYFSMFPGIQAEMDALEAAFPEYMFDMFGIEELHTIEGFIAAEIYSFFWSLLVAIYFAYVGAGLIASDVQDRRMDLTLSNPVSRESIVLQKIAALWVPLVALNVGVPIIVYVGALTIGESFNPVALAMVHLLSIPYLLVCAGIGLVLSVVVDHARRARATALTLVFVCWLVDGVSRVDPEYEWIGAFTPSRYWEETDVLVHEEYAFADAALLSVVFFLLVGLAVVVFVRRDI